The stretch of DNA ACAGTCCCGTCATATGGCTATGGGTGAGTTGCTGGTAAATATCGCCCATCAATGGCGACAACCACTTGCTTCAATAGGAGTTTTAGTGCAGGATATAAAAGATGCGTACTTGTTTAATGAATTGAATGCTGAATATCTGGACAGAGATGTAACAAATATTATGTCAGAACTTGTAGGATTATCAGACACGATTGATAGTTTCAAAAACTTCTATCTGAGCAATCTGCAAAAAGAAGAATTAAGAATTAAAAATGTTATAAATAGTGCATTAGAAGTTTCAAGCGGATATTTTGAATTGAAGGATATTTTGATAGAGAAGGAACTGGATGAAGAGTTGACTATAAATGCGGTCCCAAGCGAATTCACCCAAATCGTACTGAATATATTGTCAAATATCAGGGATGTTTTTGAACAAAGACAAATCACCAACCGTATAGTTAAAATAAACGCATATAAAGAACCTGACACCAATAAAACAATAATCACCATTGCTGACAATGGTGGTGGAGTGCGTGCTGATATTATCGATAGAATATTTGAGCCATATTTTACGACCAAAGATAAAACAAGAGGCACCGGACTTGGTTTATACATTACAAAACTGATAGTGGAGAAAAGTATGAAAGGTACCATCACGGTGAGAAATGTTGACGGCTGGTGTGAGTTGAGGATAGAGATATGATGCCAAATAATGAATTACTGAAGACGTTAACGGTGCTTTATGTAGAAGACGACTTACTGCTTAAAGAAACCCTTGGGCGTGTTCTGAAAAGAAGATTTGCTACAGTCTATGAAGCTAAAGATGGTAACGAAGGGTTTGAAATCTACAAGGCACATAAGGATGACATAGATATAGTAATAACAGATGTGGAAATGACAGGAATGAGCGGGTTGGCATTGATTGATAAGATATTGGAAATAAATGAGTTTCAACAGATAATTATTACTACTGGTTACAACGATAAACATCATATGAGTGACAAAGTTTGCCAGAATATTAAAAAACCGATACACATAGATCAATTACTCGAAAGTATTTTGTTCTGTGTGGGAAAGACTGGCG from Nitrospirota bacterium encodes:
- a CDS encoding response regulator, whose translation is MMPNNELLKTLTVLYVEDDLLLKETLGRVLKRRFATVYEAKDGNEGFEIYKAHKDDIDIVITDVEMTGMSGLALIDKILEINEFQQIIITTGYNDKHHMSDKVCQNIKKPIHIDQLLESILFCVGKTGGNSN